A window of the bacterium genome harbors these coding sequences:
- a CDS encoding DUF4242 domain-containing protein: MALFLGVHDLKKSMGGGWEGYKKACAELGCRAIHAYSNNERKVGYCVTEASSADEVRKAHENANISLEDVFEVNRSE; this comes from the coding sequence ATGGCATTATTTCTTGGAGTCCACGATCTAAAAAAGAGTATGGGCGGCGGCTGGGAAGGTTATAAAAAGGCCTGTGCCGAGCTTGGCTGCCGCGCCATCCATGCGTACTCAAACAATGAAAGAAAGGTTGGGTACTGCGTGACGGAAGCGTCCTCTGCGGATGAAGTGCGTAAGGCGCACGAGAACGCCAATATATCGTTGGAAGACGTTTTTGAAGTCAATCGTTCGGAATAA
- a CDS encoding cupin domain-containing protein, with amino-acid sequence MNTIVKKSFASPDEVYNPKKTMKLEILDVGEGLKLQRNTAQPGYHGEDCPYDHVLYVVSGTFHVRMPGGNEIEFGPGEVGVIPAGHDLRVTSSEPAVWLEIKR; translated from the coding sequence ATGAACACTATTGTTAAAAAGAGTTTCGCATCCCCGGACGAGGTCTACAATCCAAAAAAAACGATGAAGCTTGAAATTCTTGATGTGGGAGAGGGTCTTAAATTGCAGAGGAATACGGCACAGCCGGGGTATCATGGGGAAGATTGTCCATATGACCATGTGCTATACGTAGTTTCAGGTACATTCCATGTCCGTATGCCCGGAGGTAATGAAATTGAATTTGGCCCCGGCGAAGTCGGAGTAATACCCGCCGGACACGATTTACGGGTTACAAGCAGTGAACCCGCAGTCTGGTTGGAAATCAAGCGCTAA